In Archangium violaceum, the following are encoded in one genomic region:
- a CDS encoding helix-turn-helix domain-containing protein, translating into MTTPPLPIARFSTEALPEAERFGAWHDAMSALYEVSSSTDAARGRFRARATCIQLGPMILGTMRADALAYERSPARIRSDSLDHFILGLADGEVLIQDLGQPLSLPMGPLSGACIVLPRSMMAQVLPATETLHGARLTGGMARLLLEHTQSLIRAAPALTASQAPQLARATQQVIAACLMPTRATLGGVRPHLQATALVRARRFIELNLTEPDLSSARISAAVGVSRSVLYELFAPFQGVARYILGRRLERIHSALADSGEHRRIADVASEFGLMNEAHFSRVFRKRFGYAPREIRGTGLGRPVQPRARGADAETRSQRLEFPMWVEQLRE; encoded by the coding sequence TTGACGACGCCCCCACTACCCATTGCCCGCTTCTCGACGGAGGCACTGCCCGAGGCGGAGCGCTTCGGGGCGTGGCACGACGCCATGTCGGCGCTGTACGAGGTCTCTTCCTCCACGGACGCGGCCCGGGGCCGGTTCCGTGCCAGGGCCACCTGCATCCAGCTCGGACCGATGATTCTGGGCACCATGCGCGCGGATGCGCTGGCGTATGAGCGCTCGCCCGCAAGAATCCGCTCGGACTCGCTCGACCATTTCATCCTGGGATTGGCCGACGGGGAGGTGCTGATCCAGGACCTGGGTCAGCCGCTGTCCCTGCCGATGGGGCCCCTGTCGGGCGCCTGCATTGTCCTGCCCCGGAGCATGATGGCCCAGGTGCTGCCCGCGACCGAGACGCTGCATGGTGCCCGGCTGACGGGCGGAATGGCGCGGTTGCTCCTGGAGCACACGCAGTCCCTGATTCGTGCCGCGCCTGCGCTGACGGCCAGCCAGGCGCCGCAACTGGCCCGCGCTACCCAGCAGGTCATCGCGGCGTGTCTGATGCCGACACGGGCGACCCTCGGTGGAGTCCGGCCACACCTCCAGGCCACGGCGCTGGTGCGCGCACGGCGCTTCATCGAGCTGAACCTGACGGAGCCGGACCTCTCGTCGGCGCGAATCAGCGCGGCCGTGGGAGTCTCGCGCTCGGTCCTCTACGAGCTCTTCGCGCCATTCCAGGGGGTCGCACGATACATCCTGGGGCGTCGCCTCGAGCGCATCCACTCCGCCCTGGCGGACTCCGGTGAGCACCGCCGTATCGCGGACGTCGCATCGGAATTCGGGTTGATGAACGAGGCCCACTTCAGCCGGGTCTTCCGGAAGCGATTCGGCTATGCGCCAAGGGAGATTCGCGGCACGGGGTTGGGAAGGCCGGTGCAGCCCCGTGCTCGGGGCGCAGACGCCGAGACCAGGTCTCAGCGCCTGGAGTTCCCGATGTGGGTCGAGCAGCTGCGTGAGTAG
- a CDS encoding HEAT repeat domain-containing protein, giving the protein MSQREPLPEEQREAALRNIRGPDRGDIVEAAKLLSADSSTTARLLELLASEEHVEVRQGILYALTWHGDVSLWDLMIRILSDQKEHPKVRGQAAECISYLFEKIETDSKEFKAAVDALQEALKDDSPEVRYCAVNALGSTKYLPIVPVLQGMLRDQTPVEGWLGSVGDEASRAIEWIKRGNSQPPDGIPIGREPADVLDAIRAEVHAGSGGKLFSLLIELELGLCRYDKFPEDAFERYTSLLADPAFWMHEDTWQFVKEVGDSWNLLSSSQRETLRPLLVAHFDKGFNPMGAFVIGELLGGRYGDRAALDALVKLAGVASLPARAFVPHGLGVLARETRNGELRKRAVLVLRHLEKSEIEQVRSEASLALGKIGDGGG; this is encoded by the coding sequence ATGAGTCAGAGAGAGCCCTTGCCCGAAGAGCAGAGGGAAGCCGCACTGAGGAACATCCGAGGACCGGACCGCGGGGACATCGTTGAGGCGGCGAAGCTGCTTTCGGCGGACAGCTCGACGACGGCGAGGCTGCTCGAGTTGCTCGCCAGCGAGGAGCATGTCGAGGTGCGACAGGGTATCCTCTATGCGCTGACCTGGCATGGCGACGTCAGCTTGTGGGACCTCATGATCCGGATTCTCTCGGACCAGAAGGAGCACCCCAAGGTTCGAGGTCAGGCCGCGGAGTGCATCTCCTACTTGTTCGAAAAGATCGAGACCGATTCCAAGGAGTTCAAAGCCGCCGTCGATGCTCTTCAGGAGGCCTTGAAAGACGATTCGCCCGAGGTCCGATACTGCGCCGTCAATGCGCTTGGCTCGACCAAATATCTGCCGATCGTCCCAGTGCTTCAAGGAATGCTCAGGGACCAGACGCCCGTTGAAGGATGGCTGGGCTCCGTGGGCGATGAGGCGTCCAGGGCAATCGAATGGATCAAGCGAGGAAACTCACAGCCCCCTGACGGCATACCGATCGGGCGCGAACCGGCGGATGTGCTCGATGCTATTCGGGCAGAAGTTCATGCTGGGTCCGGAGGCAAGCTGTTCAGCCTTTTGATAGAGCTCGAACTCGGGCTGTGTCGGTACGACAAATTCCCTGAAGACGCGTTCGAGCGATACACGTCACTTCTTGCTGATCCGGCATTCTGGATGCACGAGGACACCTGGCAGTTCGTGAAAGAGGTTGGAGACAGTTGGAATCTCCTCTCGTCGAGTCAGCGAGAGACGCTCCGGCCATTGCTGGTTGCCCACTTCGACAAGGGCTTCAATCCGATGGGGGCATTCGTCATCGGAGAGCTCCTTGGAGGCCGCTATGGCGACCGAGCCGCGCTGGATGCACTCGTGAAGCTGGCGGGAGTCGCGTCCCTGCCGGCGAGAGCTTTCGTCCCGCATGGACTCGGAGTCCTCGCCAGGGAGACGAGGAACGGCGAATTGCGGAAGCGTGCTGTCCTCGTGCTTCGCCACTTGGAGAAGAGCGAGATTGAACAGGTTCGCTCGGAGGCGAGTCTGGCCCTCGGGAAGATCGGTGACGGGGGTGGATGA
- a CDS encoding RICIN domain-containing protein, which yields MCSGTQSQWRVDFLADGSVRLVARHSGKVVDLASCGLADGTDIAQWSWLDNICQRFHLMAP from the coding sequence ATGTGCTCGGGCACCCAGAGTCAATGGCGCGTCGATTTCCTCGCCGATGGCTCGGTGCGGTTGGTCGCGCGGCACAGCGGCAAGGTCGTCGACCTGGCCAGCTGTGGCCTCGCCGATGGCACCGACATCGCGCAGTGGAGCTGGTTGGACAACATCTGCCAACGCTTCCACCTGATGGCGCCGTAG
- a CDS encoding phosphotransferase, translating to MTVEDCLPADLRGPTTTVTRIAAGLSGAGVYRVDAAGQSYVLKIASEAEDEADWHRAIHIQRLAADAGLAPRIFHVDETRRAVLTAFVVDRSFVAFFRDPRTHEAALAQLGRTVRRIHSLPLPADMRMREPREFLVQIWKGFLADFALPAFTVGAVQRVLSEEPPASERPLVLGHNDLNPSNLVYDGESILLLDWATAAPMDPFYDLAVLSVFLRMDEGTCLRLLSAYDDKRFTELPNRFIYTRRLAATLAGTMQLYLARQMKHAGATGAETPDSTPSLGEFYQRMMSGALKLGTADGQWAFGLALLKESLAL from the coding sequence ATGACCGTCGAAGACTGCTTGCCCGCGGACCTCAGAGGACCCACCACCACCGTCACCCGGATCGCCGCGGGGCTCTCGGGTGCTGGCGTCTACCGCGTCGACGCCGCCGGGCAGTCGTACGTGCTCAAGATCGCCAGCGAGGCCGAGGACGAAGCCGACTGGCACCGCGCGATCCACATCCAGCGGCTCGCCGCCGACGCGGGCCTCGCACCTCGCATCTTCCACGTCGATGAGACGCGGCGCGCGGTCCTGACCGCCTTCGTCGTCGACCGTTCGTTCGTGGCCTTCTTCCGCGACCCGCGCACCCATGAAGCCGCGCTCGCCCAGCTTGGCCGCACCGTGCGCCGCATCCACTCGCTCCCCCTCCCCGCCGACATGCGCATGCGCGAGCCCCGCGAGTTCCTCGTCCAGATCTGGAAGGGCTTCCTGGCCGACTTCGCCCTCCCGGCCTTCACCGTCGGAGCGGTCCAGCGCGTGCTCTCCGAGGAGCCACCTGCCAGCGAACGCCCCCTGGTCCTCGGCCACAACGACCTCAACCCCTCCAACCTCGTCTACGACGGCGAGTCGATCCTGCTGCTCGACTGGGCCACCGCCGCGCCAATGGACCCCTTCTACGATCTCGCGGTGCTCTCCGTCTTCCTGCGCATGGACGAAGGCACCTGCCTGCGATTGCTCTCGGCCTACGACGACAAGCGGTTCACCGAGCTCCCCAACCGCTTCATCTACACCCGCCGGCTGGCGGCGACACTCGCCGGCACGATGCAACTGTACCTCGCCCGCCAGATGAAGCACGCGGGAGCCACCGGCGCGGAAACGCCCGACTCCACGCCCTCGCTCGGCGAGTTCTATCAGCGGATGATGTCCGGCGCGCTGAAGCTCGGCACCGCGGACGGCCAATGGGCGTTCGGTCTCGCGCTGCTGAAGGAGAGCCTCGCGCTGTGA
- a CDS encoding SIR2 family NAD-dependent protein deacylase: MSTSKGVEEFLAAVSGPLGEALLVVTGAGVSLASGLPTFRGTDPGAVWANDVMEKGTLAFFRRAPEESWLWYLQRFERARGARPNEAHLALAEWERWQERHGREFLLVTQNIDTLHEQAGSRALVKVHGSLDQARCTRRNCANGPPSGTVPMASVDFGPLHADPSRETVPRCPLCRSRLRPHVLWFDELYTEHEAYQFERVLHQARKSSLIVFVGTSFSVGVTARISALALKRRIPVFSIDPAGTQPAPHIQVLAERAEVLLPRVVASSLS, translated from the coding sequence GTGTCGACATCCAAGGGGGTAGAGGAATTTCTCGCGGCGGTGAGTGGTCCCCTGGGCGAGGCCCTCCTCGTCGTCACGGGGGCGGGCGTCAGCCTGGCCAGCGGCCTGCCCACGTTCCGAGGGACGGACCCCGGCGCGGTGTGGGCGAATGACGTGATGGAGAAGGGCACTCTTGCCTTCTTCCGGAGGGCTCCAGAGGAGTCCTGGTTGTGGTACCTCCAGCGGTTCGAGCGGGCTCGCGGAGCCAGACCGAACGAGGCGCACCTGGCCCTCGCCGAGTGGGAGCGCTGGCAGGAGCGCCACGGGCGCGAGTTCCTCCTCGTCACCCAGAATATCGATACGCTCCATGAGCAGGCGGGCAGCCGTGCCCTGGTGAAGGTGCACGGCAGTCTGGACCAGGCGCGGTGCACGCGCCGCAACTGCGCCAACGGCCCGCCGAGCGGCACGGTGCCCATGGCGTCGGTGGATTTCGGGCCGCTCCACGCCGACCCGAGCCGTGAAACCGTGCCGCGTTGTCCTCTCTGCCGCAGCAGGCTTCGCCCGCACGTCTTGTGGTTCGACGAGCTCTACACGGAGCACGAGGCGTATCAGTTCGAGCGGGTGCTCCACCAGGCGAGGAAGAGCAGCCTGATTGTATTCGTCGGAACCTCGTTTTCCGTCGGAGTGACAGCTCGCATCAGCGCCCTGGCCCTCAAGCGCCGCATTCCCGTCTTCAGCATCGACCCCGCTGGGACCCAGCCGGCCCCGCATATCCAGGTCCTGGCGGAGCGGGCGGAGGTGCTGCTTCCCCGTGTCGTGGCCTCGAGCCTCTCCTGA
- the trpS gene encoding tryptophan--tRNA ligase, translating into MKLSDITSRDIILTGDRTTGPLHLGHYVGSLRNRVILQDRCQQFLLLADAQALTDNMGNYLKVRDNVLQVALDYLAVGIEPHKSTVFIQSLVPELTELTSYYLNLVTVSRLERNPTIKDEIKQRGYERDIPAGFLTYPAAQAADITAFKATVVPVGEDQIPMIEQTNEIVRRFNASVEQAVLVEARAVVPEVGARLPGIDGMAKMSKSLGNTLTLSASAHEIRQAVRMMYTDPHHLRVSDPGQVEGNVVFSYLDAFHPDIEQVERLKDHYRQGGLGDTVIKKHLEECLQELLAPIRQRREEYARDPAAVMAMLKEGTARARQVAAVTLSEVRAAMGLNYP; encoded by the coding sequence ATGAAACTGAGCGACATCACTTCCCGCGACATCATTCTCACCGGCGACCGCACCACCGGTCCGCTGCACCTGGGCCACTATGTGGGCTCGCTGCGCAACCGCGTCATCCTTCAGGACCGCTGCCAGCAATTCCTGCTGCTGGCCGATGCCCAGGCGCTGACCGACAACATGGGCAACTATCTGAAAGTGCGCGACAACGTGCTGCAGGTAGCTCTGGACTACCTCGCCGTCGGCATCGAGCCGCACAAGAGCACTGTCTTCATCCAGAGCCTGGTGCCAGAGCTGACCGAGTTGACCTCCTACTACCTCAATCTGGTGACGGTTTCGCGGCTGGAGCGCAACCCCACCATCAAGGACGAGATCAAACAGCGCGGCTACGAGCGCGACATCCCGGCTGGATTCCTCACCTACCCCGCCGCCCAGGCCGCCGACATCACCGCATTCAAAGCCACGGTCGTGCCAGTGGGGGAAGACCAGATCCCCATGATCGAGCAGACCAATGAAATCGTGCGCCGCTTCAACGCCAGCGTGGAGCAGGCGGTGCTGGTGGAAGCCAGGGCGGTGGTGCCGGAAGTGGGGGCGCGCCTGCCCGGCATCGACGGAATGGCCAAGATGTCCAAGTCGCTGGGCAATACGCTCACCCTGTCAGCCAGCGCCCATGAAATCCGCCAGGCGGTGAGGATGATGTACACCGACCCCCACCATCTGCGCGTCTCCGACCCCGGCCAGGTGGAGGGCAATGTGGTGTTCAGCTATCTGGATGCCTTCCACCCCGATATCGAGCAGGTCGAGCGCCTGAAGGACCACTACCGCCAGGGCGGCCTGGGCGACACGGTGATCAAGAAGCACCTGGAAGAATGCCTGCAGGAACTGCTGGCCCCCATCCGCCAACGCCGCGAGGAATACGCGCGCGACCCGGCCGCCGTGATGGCCATGCTGAAGGAAGGCACCGCTCGCGCACGCCAGGTGGCCGCCGTCACCCTGAGCGAGGTCAGGGCCGCCATGGGGCTGAACTACCCCTGA